From Longimicrobiales bacterium, the proteins below share one genomic window:
- a CDS encoding response regulator, which produces MATVLIVEDNPANMTLAVFLLTSAGHTVLSATDAETGLTMAREQKPDLILMDIQLPGMDGLEATALLKSDDATRPIPVIALTALAMKGDEERIRAAGCDGYIAKPIRYQEFLASIAERLTPAP; this is translated from the coding sequence ATGGCCACCGTGCTCATTGTCGAGGACAACCCCGCGAACATGACACTTGCCGTGTTCCTCCTGACTTCCGCAGGACACACCGTGCTGAGCGCCACGGATGCGGAAACGGGTCTCACCATGGCGCGCGAGCAGAAACCCGATCTCATCCTGATGGACATCCAGCTTCCCGGCATGGATGGACTCGAGGCCACGGCACTGCTGAAAAGCGATGATGCGACACGCCCGATTCCCGTGATTGCGCTCACCGCCCTCGCAATGAAAGGCGATGAGGAGCGGATTCGCGCGGCAGGTTGTGACGGCTACATCGCCAAGCCCATCCGCTACCAGGAATTTCTGGCCTCGATCGCCGAGCGGCTGACGCCCGCACCCTGA